A genomic window from Blastocatellia bacterium includes:
- a CDS encoding AAA family ATPase, protein MAGPLSVILVGRDARLRGDTRGHLTATGKVQVVAETSDYSRSLELIEQLNPHAVVVLLDGEEEPGFEFIRRVGAEHRDIAVVCSGLNCSNDVIIRAFRCGAREFLVQPLTPNEVKEVIERLEELTTTLEGERKSLGTVIAVYSSKGGAGTTTVAVNLAAELARQTARQTVIVDLNLQHGNIPIFFGIQPTYSITDVARNEARLDIQLLRTFLTKISDNLYCLAAPLKPEEADDVFPNHLEAALGLLRTQFSYIVVDTQSVLDPNTVTALDVSDIICVVTQLDLASVYNAKRTLETFERMGYGGEKVKVIINRYNKASDLPLEKVAEVLGHRVDLTLADDIRSARESLNLGKPVVLSQPKSPLVRQFSDLAEVILGRKEQDEAKQAKGLLSLLGKGRGKS, encoded by the coding sequence ATGGCGGGACCCTTATCAGTCATCCTGGTTGGTCGTGATGCCCGGCTCCGGGGCGACACGCGCGGGCATCTGACGGCCACTGGCAAAGTTCAGGTGGTGGCCGAAACCTCCGACTATTCGCGCAGTCTGGAACTGATCGAACAACTCAATCCCCACGCCGTCGTCGTGCTGCTCGACGGCGAAGAGGAACCGGGATTCGAATTCATCCGCCGCGTGGGAGCCGAGCATCGAGATATTGCGGTCGTCTGTAGCGGTCTCAATTGCAGCAACGATGTCATCATCCGAGCCTTCCGTTGCGGAGCGCGGGAATTTCTCGTTCAGCCGCTCACGCCCAACGAGGTGAAAGAGGTCATCGAGCGACTGGAAGAGTTGACGACAACGCTGGAGGGCGAGCGAAAATCCCTGGGGACGGTCATCGCCGTCTACAGCAGCAAGGGCGGAGCTGGAACGACGACCGTTGCCGTCAATCTGGCAGCGGAGCTGGCCCGACAGACAGCCCGACAAACGGTCATCGTAGACCTCAATCTGCAGCACGGAAACATCCCGATTTTCTTCGGCATTCAACCGACCTATTCCATTACGGATGTGGCGCGAAACGAAGCCCGGCTCGATATTCAGTTGCTGCGAACGTTCCTCACCAAGATCAGCGACAATCTTTACTGCCTGGCCGCGCCGCTCAAGCCCGAAGAGGCCGACGATGTGTTCCCCAACCATCTGGAGGCGGCGCTGGGATTGTTGCGCACTCAGTTCTCTTACATCGTGGTGGATACTCAAAGCGTGCTCGATCCCAACACGGTGACGGCTCTGGACGTCTCTGACATCATCTGTGTCGTAACCCAGTTGGATCTGGCGTCCGTCTATAACGCTAAGCGGACGCTGGAGACATTCGAACGCATGGGCTACGGCGGCGAGAAAGTTAAGGTCATCATCAATCGCTACAACAAGGCGAGCGATTTGCCGCTGGAGAAGGTCGCCGAGGTCCTGGGCCATCGCGTTGATCTGACGCTGGCCGACGATATACGGTCGGCCCGCGAATCGTTGAATCTTGGCAAACCGGTTGTCCTTTCCCAACCCAAATCGCCGCTGGTGAGGCAATTCAGCGATCTCGCGGAGGTCATTCTCGGTCGCAAAGAGCAAGACGAAGCGAAACAAGCGAAGGGACTCTTGTCACTGCTCGGTAAAGGGAGAGGCAAGTCATGA